One segment of Panicum virgatum strain AP13 chromosome 3K, P.virgatum_v5, whole genome shotgun sequence DNA contains the following:
- the LOC120698488 gene encoding sucrose-phosphate synthase-like produces the protein MRERLRMRGLRCHIMYCRNSTRLQVVPLLASRSQALRYLFVRWGLSVGNMYLITGEHGDTDQEEMLSGLHKTVILRAVTEKGSEALLRSSGSYHRTDVVPSESPLVSYTDGDLKADEIMGALKQVSKTSSGM, from the exons ATGAGGGAAAGGCTGAGGATGCGTGGTCTCCGATGCCACATCATGTATTGCAGGAACTCAACAAGACTTCAGGTTGTCCCTCTCCTAGCATCAAGATCACAGGCACTCAG GTATCTGTTCGTTCGCTGGGGTCTGTCTGTGGGGAACATGTATCTGATCACTGGAGAACACGGCGACACCGACCAAGAGGAGATGCTATCTGGCTTACACAAGACGGTGATCCTCCGTGCAGTCACCGAGAAGGGCTCAGAAGCACTGCTGAGGAGTTCCGGAAGCTACCATAGGACAGACGTGGTTCCGTCCGAGAGCCCCTTGGTATCTTACACGGATGGCGATCTAAAAGCCGACGAGATCATGGGGGCTCTGAAGCAGGTCTCCAAGACTTCCAGCGGCATGTAA
- the LOC120698490 gene encoding BEL1-like homeodomain protein 9 — MSSAAGGGYGGGGGGDHHQHLLLGQAAGQLYHVPQHSRREKLRFPPDPADSPAPAAWPPAPPPFYSYASSSTSSYSPHSPALPHAQMVAHVLPAAGAGAQIPSQNFALSLSSASSNPPPHAPRRPHLAAGVATGPYGPFTGYAAVLGRSRFLGPAQKLLEEICDVGGRPAQLDRRSDDDGSLDMDAAGDADHDMDGGDRAAAEAVVVSGAEQQWRKTRLISIMEDVCRRYKQYYQQLQSVISSFETVAGLSNAAPFASMALRTMSKHFKCLKGMILNQLRNTSKVAAHDGIGKEDMANFALMGGGSGLLRGNSGNAFSQPHNIWRPQRGLPERAVSVLRSWLFEHFLHPYPTDSDKQMLAKQTGLTRNQVSNWFINARVRLWKPMVEEIHNLEMRQQHKNPSHDKNQLGMQQTQHSSDSSGKPSDPSSSQRGQSSGMMARNLSSPASRHIQDELSQMPHDMPAGQVSFAYNGLAAHPGLALSHPQQAEGVGTDVGGAAANGGVSLTLGLHHQNNRTYIAEPLPAALPLNLAHRFGLEDVSEAYVMGSFAGQDRHFTKEIGGHHLFHDFVG, encoded by the exons ATgtcctcggcggcgggcggcgggtacgggggcggcggcggcggtgatcaCCACCAGCACCTGCTGCTCGGGCAGGCAGCGGGGCAGCTCTACCACGTGCCGCAGCACAGCCGCCGCGAGAAGCTGCGGTTCCCGCCCGACCCGGCGGACtcgccggcgcccgccgcgtggccgccggcgcccccgccctTCTACTCCTACGCGTCCTCGTCCACGTCGTCCTACTCGCCGCACAGCCCGGCGCTGCCGCACGCGCAGATGGTCGCCCACGTGCtgcccgctgccggcgccggggccCAGATCCCGAGCCAGAACTTCGCGCTCTCGCTCTCCTCGGCGTCCTCGAACCCTCCTCCGCACGCGCCGCGGAGGccgcacctcgccgccggcgtagccacggggccgtacggcCCCTTCACGGGCTACGCGGCCGTACTCGGCCGGTCCAGGTTCCTGGGCCCCGCGCAGAAGCTGCTCGAGGAGATCTGCGACGTCGGAGGCCGCCCGGCGCAGCTGGACCGGcgctccgacgacgacggctcGCTCGACATGGACGCGGCGGGGGACGCGGACCACGACATGGATGGCGGCGACCGCGCGGCCGCTGAGGCGGTCGTTGTCTCCGGCGCCGAGCAGCAGTGGAGGAAGACCAGGCTCATCTCCATCATGGAAGAC GTTTGCAGGCGGTACAAACAGTACTACCAGCAGCTACAATCTGTCATATCCTCGTTTGAGACCGTCGCAGGGCTTAGCAATGCGGCGCCCTTTGCTTCAATGGCCCTACGGACAATGTCAAAGCATTTCAAATGTCTGAAGGGCATGATTCTTAACCAGCTGCGCAACACTAGTAAGGTCGCCGCCCACGATGGAATTGGCAAGGAGGATATGGCAAACTTTGCACTGATGGGAGGTGGCTCAGGCCTCCTAAGGGGAAACAGTGGGAATGCGTTTAGTCAGCCGCACAACATTTGGAGGCCTCAAAGGGGCCTTCCAGAGCGTGCTGTGTCCGTTCTTCGCTCATGGCTGTTCGAACACTTCTTACATCC GTATCCAACCGACAGCGACAAGCAGATGCTGGCTAAACAAACAGGCTTAACAAGGAACCAG GTGTCAAACTGGTTCATCAATGCGAGGGTGAGGCTCTGGAAGCCAATGGTGGAAGAAATCCACAACCTGGAGATGCGGCAGCAGCATAAGAACCCATCGCACGACAAGAATCAGCTCGGCATGCAGCAAACCCAGCACTCGTCGGACAGCAGCGGGAAGCCCTCCGATCCTTCAAGCTCTCAACGGGGGCAAAGCAGTGGCATGATGGCGAGGAACCTAAGCTCCCCGGCGTCCCGGCACATCCAAGACGAGCTCTCCCAGATGCCCCACGACATGCCAGCAGGCCAGGTGAGCTTCGCGTACAATGGGCTGGCCGCGCACCCCGGCCTCGCTCTGTCGCACCCACAGCAAGCTGAAGGCGTCGGCACCGAcgtcggcggcgctgctgccaaCGGCGGTGTCTCCCTCACCCTCGGCCTTCACCACCAGAACAACCGGACCTACATCGCCGAGCCGCTTCCGGCCGCTCTCCCGCTCAACCTCGCCCACCGcttcgggctcgaggacgtgAGCGAGGCCTACGTGATGGGGTCGTTCGCCGGCCAAGACCGGCATTTCACCAAGGAGATCGGCGGCCACCATTTGTTCCATGACTTCGTTGGCTGA